One Oscillospiraceae bacterium genomic window, GTCATAATGCTCTTAAGATGTCTAAAAAAGATGCAACTAAGATGATAGCAGATGAAGTGGAAAAACTTATAAAAACAAAGTAGTGGCAATTTAAAAATTTCCTAATAAATTATGGTACTTGCAAATGCCCTTTACAAAATATACTTTATTAAGAACACTTTTAAAAATTTTACATACAATTATGGTGTAAAGTATTTTGGAGGTGTGCTTATGAGCAAACTGGTTATTACAGGGGGCAGAAGGCTTGAAGGGAAGGTAAGAATACCGGGTGCAAAAAACACTGTTTTACCTATTCTTGCAGCGACCATTATAAGCGGGAAAAAAAGTATAATAAAGGATTGCCCTAAAATTAAAGATGTTTATTTAACTTTGGAGATATTAAAAGATTTAGGATGCGAAGTTTTTTGGGAAGATGATAACCTTATAATAGACTCTGCTAATATTTCAAGCACTAAAATCAAAGATGAACTTATGGATAAAATGCGTTCCTCCATTATACTCACAGGTGCTATTCTAGCACGTATGGGGGAAGCGAAAACCACTTATCCCGGAGGTTGTGAATTAGGGCTTCGACCGATTGATTTACATATAAAAGCCTTTGGGGAAATGGGAATAGAAATAAAAGAAAAGCACGGATATTTAAATTTCGATGGAAAAAAATTAAAACCAAGTGAAATCCATCTTGATTTTCCGTCAGTGGGTGCTACTGAAAATATTATGCTTGCAGCATCAAAAATAAAGGGAAGAACTAAAATAATCAACGCTGCAAAAGAGCCTGAAATTGAAGATTTGCAAAACTTTTTAAATAAAATGGGTGTAAAAGTTTACGGTGCAGGAACAAGTGTTATTGAAGTGAATGGCACGGATACTTTTTATGATGTGACTCATACAGTGATACCCGACAGGATTGTTGCTGCAACCTATATGATGGCAGGCGCAATAACAAATGGGGATATTTTTCTTACAAATGTTAACTATAACCATATAAGTTCAGTAGCATCTGCTCTTTTAAGTGCAGGCGCAGACGTTATAAAAGACGGGAACGATGCCTTAAGAGTCAAATCAAACGGCAATCTCAAAGCAATTAATTTAGTAAGAACAACGCCATATCCTGGTTTCCCTACTGATGCACAGTCGATTCTTATGTCACTGCTTAGTGTGTGTGAGGGAACAAGTATGATAGTTGAAAATATATTTGACGGCCGATTCAAACACGTTGAAGAACTTAAAAAGATGGGCGCCGACATAACTGTTGACGGAAGATGTGCAGTTATAAAGGGAGTTCCTGCTCTTTATGGTGCAAGAGTTAATGCTCCTGATTTGAGAAGTGGCGCGGGACTTGTAATTGCAGGACTCTGGGCAGAGGGAATAACCGAAATTACCAATGTTCATTATATAGAACGAGGCTATGAGGATATAGCGGGAGATTTACAAAAACTGGGAGCAGATATAAGTAAAATATAAATATATTATATTTTAGGAGAGAACAAATGATAATAAGAGGTAAAGACGCTGACGGCAGAACACTTAGCGAACTTCGCCGTGAGAAGAGGAAAAGGAGAAAAACAAGAAAAAAAATACTTATTGGTTTAATGCTTATACTTATGATTTGTATAGGTTTACTTTTCACGCCTCTTTTTAATCTTAAAGAACTCGAAATTGAAGGAAATAAGAAAGTAAAAACGGAAGATATAATAAAATCGAGCGGTTTTATTCTTTCAGAAAATATTTTTAAATTCAAATTAAATACAGCAGGGGAAACTATTGCAAAAATCCCTTATATAAATTCTGTTATAATACAAAGAAAACTGCCGGGTAAAATTGAGATTTCGGTAACTGAATGTATTCCGATGGCTTATATTCAGTGTGCAAATGAAATGGTAGTAGTAGATAAAGACGGTAAAGTTTTAGAGAAAAAAACTGAGGATATTAACTATAATTTGCCAATACTTTTTGACTTCAAATTTGATAAATATACACTTGGTGAAAAAATTTCAAAAAATAATAATGAAAAATTGCAAAAAACTCTTGAAATTACGAAGAATTTGTATAATAATAATCTTATAGAAGATGTTTTAAGTATTACTACAACAAAAGGCGAACTTTATCTTAATTTCAGAGACGGTCTTAAAGTAATAGTAGGCGATGAGAAAGATATTGGGAGCAAACTTACAATGTTAAAAGAAGTTTTAAAAGTTATGCCAAATAAAAGTGGCGGTATCATTGACGCCAGAGACCCTCAAAAACTTTATCATCGTACAGAGTAATACGAATTTTAAAAAGCATCAATATTGATGCTTTTTTAGTCTTTAAAAATATATAAAAAAGGAATGTTAACTTTAAATGAAAAACAGAAAAGCACAGTTATCAATAGGCTTTGTGTGTATGATTCTAAGTTTTTTTATAGTTCTTCAGCTTAAAACGGTCAAAAATAATACTGTAAATACCTATCCTACTCAGATAAGGGTGGAGCAGTCTCAGGAACTTTTAAGGCTTGAAAAAGAAAAAAACGAAGCATTATACAAACAGGTTATGGAATATAAAGATGAGATTGCGGAATATCAGTCTCAGGTTAATGCTGACGAAATTTTAATAAAAGATTTAAGAAATGCGGAAATTGTAGCGGGTATGGTTTCTGTTCAGGGACCGGGACTTATGATAACTTTAAACGATGGTGAGGTTGCCAGTAATATAAATATTGATGAAAATCTTTATGTTGTGCATCAGGACGATATTTTAAGAATACTAAACGAACTTCGTTCTGCAGGTGCAGAAGCCTTGTCGGTAAATGATCAGAGAGTTCTTGCAACAAGTGAAATAAGATGTGCAGGGAATACTGTAAGTATAAACAATACACGTACTGCAGCTCCTTTTGTAATAAAAGCAATAGGTGATCCTGAGCAACTTGAGAGTGGAATAAAAATGCGTGGAGGAATTTTTGATGATTTATCTCCATGGATTAGTATTGAACTTAAAAAAGTTACTGATGATATTGTAATTCCAGCATACGCCGGAAAAATAGAATTTAAACACGCAAAGATTATAACAAATAAAGAAGCAATGGGAAATTAGGTGATTTTTTTGGCTATTGGAATAATATGTCTTATAATAGGTGGTTTGCTTGGCTTTTTTATAAACATAAATGTTTCAGCAGAGGCATCTGTTTATATTGCCATTGCAATTTTTGCAGCCTTTGACTCTATAATGGGTGGAATTGTTGCATATCTTAACAAAAATTTTGATTTACCTGTCTTTATTTCAGGATTTTTTTCAAATGCTTTGCTCTCAATAGTGCTTATATATCTCGGCACAAAACTGGGTATAGATGTTTATGTGGCTATTGTAATAGTATTTTCATTAAGAATTTTTCAAAATTTTGCAATTATTCGAAGATTTCTATTGAATAAATTAAAGAAATCTGCTAAAATAGAAGAAATAAGTGACTTAAAAGAGAATAATATAAATCAGGGAGGACAATAAAATGTCAATAAGTATTCCATCTGAAATTGCAGATAATGCAGTTATAAAGGTAATTGGTGTTGGTGGCGCAGGTAATAATGCGGTCAACAATATGGTACTTAACAATCTTTCAAATGTAGAATTTATTGCACTGAATACGGACAAGCAGGCTTTGGCTACATCATTAGCCACTCATAAAATACAAATCGGCGAAAAAGTTACCAGAGGTTTAGGCGCAGGCGCTAATCCTGAAATCGGTAAAAAAGCAGCCGAAGAATCAAGTGATGAAATTGCCCAGATTTTAAAAGGCGCTGATATGGTATTCATAACAGGCGGTATGGGCGGAGGTACCGGTACAGGTGCTGCTCCTGTCGTTGCAAGTATCGCTAAAGATTTAGGTATCTTAACTGTAGGTGTTGTTACAAGACCTTTTAGTTTTGAAGGTAAAAAAAGAGCAGATGTTGCAAATAAAGGAACTATGACTTTAAAAGACAGTGTTGATGCATTGATGGTTATCCCTAACGATAAACTTCTTCAGATGGTGGACAAGTCAACTTCTCTTTTAGATTCATTTAAAATGGCTGACGATGTTTTAAGACAAGGCGTTCAGGGTATATCTGACGTTATTGTTATCGGTGGTTTAATCAACTGTGACTTTGCCGATGTTAAAACAGTTATGAAGAATAACGGTTTTGCTCATATGGGTATAGGTTATGGCTCAGGGGATAACAGAGCAGAAGAAGCAGCAAAAGCAGCTATCGAAAGTCCGCTTCTTGAAACATCAATTGAAGGTGCTAAAGGCGTCTTGGTTAATATCACAGGTAGTTCTAATCTTAACTTGTTTGATGTCAGCACAATAAATACTATCATTCAGGAAAAAATCTCAACTGATGCAGATAATTACATATTCGGTACTGTTACTGACGAATCAATGGGAGACGATATTAAAGTTACTGTTGTTGCAACAGGCTTTGATTCAGCAGAAGGCGGCGAAGTTATAAGACCGATGAAGAAAATTTCTGAAGATAAAACTGAGTCTGAACCTATAATTGAAGAAGACTTACCTGTTTTAGAACCGGTTGCTCCTGCAAAACTTTCAGATGAACCTGAAAAAGAACAGATAGATATATTTGATAAAGATATTTTAGATATTCCATCATTTATAGACAGTATGTCAAAAAACGATTAATATAAAGCACCTGGAAACAGGTGCTTTAAAAACTAGGAGATTATTATGAATTTATTAGAAGAATTAAAAGCAAGAGGTCTTATTGCACAAATGACCCACGAAAAAGAAATAGAGGAACTTTTAAACAATGAGAAAGTTACTTTTTATATAGGATTTGACCCGACAGCCGACTCGCTTCATATAGGCCATTTTTTGCAAATGGTTGTTATGGCTCATATGCAAAGAGCAGGTCACAGACCTATTGCGATAATAGGCGGAGGTACTGCTATGGTCGGTGACCCGTCAGGCAGAACTGATATGCGTCAGATGATGACAAAGGAAACAATAGCACATAATGCTGACTGTTTTAAAAGCCAACTGTCAAAATTAGTTGACTTTTCTGACGGCAAAGCTCTTATGGTAAATAACGCTGACTGGCTTTTAGATTTAAATTATGTTGAATTCTTAAGAGATATCGGTGTTCATTTTTCAGTTAACAGAATGCTTACCGCTGAATGTTTTAAAACAAGACTTGAAAAAGGTCTTTCCTTTATTGAGTTTAACTATATGCTAATGCAAAGTTATGACTTTTTAAAACTTAACAGGGACTACGGTTGTAAATTGGAACTTGGCGGCGATGACCAGTGGTCAAATATTATCGGCGGTATTGAACTTATAAGAAGATGTGATGGTAAAGAAGCATATGGTATGACATTTACACTTCTTACAACAAGTGAAGGCAAAAAAATGGGTAAAACCCAGAAAGGTGCATTATGGTTAGACCCTAATAAAACAACACCATTTGAGTTTTATCAGTATTTCAGAAATGTTAACGATGCCGATGTTATCAACTGTATGAAACTTATTACATTTATTCCTTTAGATGAAATCTATGAGTATGAAAAATTAGAGGGAAGCGAAATTAACAAAGCAAAAATGAGACTTGCTTTTGAAGTAACCAAAATGGTTCATGGAGAAGAAGAAGCCAAAAAAGCAGAAGCGGCAGCTCTTAACCTGTTTGCAGGGGGAGGAGCAGCAGAAGTTCCGAGTGTAGAAATCTCAGCCTCTGAAATAGAAAACGGTATAAATATAATGGATATGCTTGTTATAACAAAACTTGCACCGTCAAAAAGCGAAGCAAGAAGAAATGTTCAACAAGGCGGAGTATCTGTAAGGGAAGAAAAAATTTCTGATATTAATTTTACCATTACCAAAGATATGTTTGAGAATAATGAACTTATGATAAGACGTGGAAAGAAAGCGTTTATAAAAGTTATTATACATTAGAAAAAAGGGCAGGCTATGCCCTTTTTTTAAAATTAATAAGGTGGAGGGGATTAAAATGAGCAAGTTATCAAATGAAGAAATGTTAAATGTACTTATTGTTTTAGTTATAATGATAATTGTTGTGCGTCATATTTATCTTAATGTGTCAATTATGTTTGCAATGAGAATAGTTAATAAAAACCCAAATGAAGCCAATGCCCAAAAAGTTTTTAAACTACTCAATGCAAAGTTTGGAGTAAAAATCAATAACCATCCGAAAGACTGGGGAGAGTACAGGGATATGTTCTACAAAATTAACGGATCATCCCAGATTCCAACCGAATTAAAAGAAAAAATTAAAGCAAGACTTATAAAAAAAGGGCTGTATATCAAC contains:
- the ftsZ gene encoding cell division protein FtsZ produces the protein MSISIPSEIADNAVIKVIGVGGAGNNAVNNMVLNNLSNVEFIALNTDKQALATSLATHKIQIGEKVTRGLGAGANPEIGKKAAEESSDEIAQILKGADMVFITGGMGGGTGTGAAPVVASIAKDLGILTVGVVTRPFSFEGKKRADVANKGTMTLKDSVDALMVIPNDKLLQMVDKSTSLLDSFKMADDVLRQGVQGISDVIVIGGLINCDFADVKTVMKNNGFAHMGIGYGSGDNRAEEAAKAAIESPLLETSIEGAKGVLVNITGSSNLNLFDVSTINTIIQEKISTDADNYIFGTVTDESMGDDIKVTVVATGFDSAEGGEVIRPMKKISEDKTESEPIIEEDLPVLEPVAPAKLSDEPEKEQIDIFDKDILDIPSFIDSMSKND
- a CDS encoding DUF1290 domain-containing protein; its protein translation is MGIICLIIGGLLGFFININVSAEASVYIAIAIFAAFDSIMGGIVAYLNKNFDLPVFISGFFSNALLSIVLIYLGTKLGIDVYVAIVIVFSLRIFQNFAIIRRFLLNKLKKSAKIEEISDLKENNINQGGQ
- a CDS encoding tyrosine--tRNA ligase, which codes for MMNLLEELKARGLIAQMTHEKEIEELLNNEKVTFYIGFDPTADSLHIGHFLQMVVMAHMQRAGHRPIAIIGGGTAMVGDPSGRTDMRQMMTKETIAHNADCFKSQLSKLVDFSDGKALMVNNADWLLDLNYVEFLRDIGVHFSVNRMLTAECFKTRLEKGLSFIEFNYMLMQSYDFLKLNRDYGCKLELGGDDQWSNIIGGIELIRRCDGKEAYGMTFTLLTTSEGKKMGKTQKGALWLDPNKTTPFEFYQYFRNVNDADVINCMKLITFIPLDEIYEYEKLEGSEINKAKMRLAFEVTKMVHGEEEAKKAEAAALNLFAGGGAAEVPSVEISASEIENGINIMDMLVITKLAPSKSEARRNVQQGGVSVREEKISDINFTITKDMFENNELMIRRGKKAFIKVIIH
- the murA gene encoding UDP-N-acetylglucosamine 1-carboxyvinyltransferase; its protein translation is MSKLVITGGRRLEGKVRIPGAKNTVLPILAATIISGKKSIIKDCPKIKDVYLTLEILKDLGCEVFWEDDNLIIDSANISSTKIKDELMDKMRSSIILTGAILARMGEAKTTYPGGCELGLRPIDLHIKAFGEMGIEIKEKHGYLNFDGKKLKPSEIHLDFPSVGATENIMLAASKIKGRTKIINAAKEPEIEDLQNFLNKMGVKVYGAGTSVIEVNGTDTFYDVTHTVIPDRIVAATYMMAGAITNGDIFLTNVNYNHISSVASALLSAGADVIKDGNDALRVKSNGNLKAINLVRTTPYPGFPTDAQSILMSLLSVCEGTSMIVENIFDGRFKHVEELKKMGADITVDGRCAVIKGVPALYGARVNAPDLRSGAGLVIAGLWAEGITEITNVHYIERGYEDIAGDLQKLGADISKI
- a CDS encoding FtsQ-type POTRA domain-containing protein, which codes for MIIRGKDADGRTLSELRREKRKRRKTRKKILIGLMLILMICIGLLFTPLFNLKELEIEGNKKVKTEDIIKSSGFILSENIFKFKLNTAGETIAKIPYINSVIIQRKLPGKIEISVTECIPMAYIQCANEMVVVDKDGKVLEKKTEDINYNLPILFDFKFDKYTLGEKISKNNNEKLQKTLEITKNLYNNNLIEDVLSITTTKGELYLNFRDGLKVIVGDEKDIGSKLTMLKEVLKVMPNKSGGIIDARDPQKLYHRTE
- a CDS encoding DUF881 domain-containing protein, with protein sequence MKNRKAQLSIGFVCMILSFFIVLQLKTVKNNTVNTYPTQIRVEQSQELLRLEKEKNEALYKQVMEYKDEIAEYQSQVNADEILIKDLRNAEIVAGMVSVQGPGLMITLNDGEVASNINIDENLYVVHQDDILRILNELRSAGAEALSVNDQRVLATSEIRCAGNTVSINNTRTAAPFVIKAIGDPEQLESGIKMRGGIFDDLSPWISIELKKVTDDIVIPAYAGKIEFKHAKIITNKEAMGN